The following are encoded in a window of Chitinophagaceae bacterium genomic DNA:
- a CDS encoding 2,3,4,5-tetrahydropyridine-2,6-dicarboxylate N-succinyltransferase, with the protein MELKQMILDAWAKRDLLKDQAYADAVRTVLEEVDKGRLRTAEPVNGSWQVNEWVKQAILMYFAIQQMETYTLPPFEFYDKMKLKSDYASLGVRAVPHAVARYGAYLARNVVLMPSYVNIGAYVDEGTMVDTWATVGSCAQIGKGVHLSGGVGIGGVLEPLQAAPVIIEDGCFIGSRCIVVEGVRVEKEAVLGANVVLTQSTKIIDVSGTEPKEMRGIVPARSVVIPGSYSKKFPAGEYGVGCALVIGQRKPSTDLKTSLNDALRDFNVSV; encoded by the coding sequence ATGGAGTTAAAGCAAATGATACTGGATGCCTGGGCCAAACGGGATCTTTTAAAAGACCAGGCCTATGCCGATGCAGTGAGGACCGTATTGGAAGAAGTAGATAAAGGCCGCCTTCGTACTGCCGAACCTGTCAATGGGTCCTGGCAGGTGAATGAGTGGGTGAAACAGGCCATACTGATGTACTTCGCCATCCAGCAGATGGAGACCTATACGTTACCGCCTTTTGAATTTTATGATAAGATGAAACTGAAGTCGGATTATGCTTCCCTGGGTGTGCGGGCGGTACCCCATGCCGTGGCAAGATATGGTGCATACCTGGCCAGGAACGTGGTATTGATGCCGAGCTATGTGAACATCGGTGCTTATGTGGATGAAGGTACGATGGTTGATACCTGGGCTACCGTGGGTAGTTGTGCCCAGATAGGCAAGGGGGTTCACCTGAGCGGGGGGGTGGGCATTGGGGGTGTTTTGGAACCCTTGCAGGCGGCCCCGGTCATTATAGAGGACGGATGTTTTATCGGCAGCCGTTGCATAGTAGTGGAAGGAGTGCGGGTGGAAAAAGAAGCGGTACTGGGAGCCAATGTGGTATTGACACAGTCCACCAAGATCATTGATGTGAGCGGGACTGAACCGAAAGAAATGCGGGGTATTGTGCCGGCAAGGAGTGTAGTGATACCCGGCAGTTACAGCAAAAAATTCCCGGCAGGGGAGTACGGGGTAGGTTGTGCGCTGGTCATCGGTCAACGTAAACCATCCACGGATCTTAAGACAAGTTTAAATGATGCACTGAGAGATTTTAATGTTTCGGTGTAG
- a CDS encoding helix-turn-helix transcriptional regulator, translated as MEAEVHILFSSDYYEICDFKCLCNECTKSKTEYNEHLSLCITRSGNFYYHAFRNSLDTYTGSVLVSKPGYDYTVTHPGEIPDACTIIIFKKVFYEDLEEQFQLKAHWFFSNKDIQSLLLRTNPQVEQLHYTLLQAARQASPGKLEMDSLVMDILEEVLSRFTNYEVPQALPARLKKHHLVTIEKAKQYLSENLTKNISLEELASHCHISPFHFSRIYKAFTGYPVHQYLQLMRLKHAGMLLATALPVADIAFQSGFNSIDYFSAAFKKQYRLSPSAFRASRKKTAGFHK; from the coding sequence ATGGAAGCTGAGGTACACATACTGTTCTCTTCTGACTATTATGAGATCTGCGATTTCAAATGCCTGTGTAATGAATGCACCAAGTCGAAGACAGAATACAATGAGCATCTTTCACTCTGCATTACCAGGTCAGGAAATTTTTATTACCATGCATTCCGCAACTCGCTGGATACCTATACCGGCTCGGTGCTCGTGAGTAAACCCGGTTACGATTACACCGTGACCCACCCCGGTGAAATACCCGATGCGTGTACCATCATCATTTTTAAGAAAGTATTTTACGAAGACCTGGAAGAACAGTTTCAGCTTAAAGCGCATTGGTTCTTTTCCAATAAAGACATCCAGTCATTGCTGCTAAGAACCAACCCGCAGGTAGAACAGCTTCACTATACATTACTCCAGGCAGCCAGGCAGGCATCACCGGGTAAACTTGAAATGGACAGCCTGGTAATGGATATCCTGGAAGAAGTGCTGTCCCGTTTCACCAATTACGAAGTACCGCAGGCACTGCCGGCCCGGCTAAAAAAACACCACCTCGTAACCATCGAGAAAGCGAAACAATACCTCAGCGAAAATCTTACAAAGAATATCTCGCTCGAAGAACTGGCAAGCCACTGCCACATAAGCCCCTTTCATTTCAGCAGGATATACAAGGCTTTTACGGGCTATCCTGTTCACCAATACCTGCAATTGATGCGCCTGAAACATGCCGGGATGTTACTGGCTACTGCCTTGCCCGTTGCGGATATCGCCTTCCAGTCGGGCTTCAACAGCATCGACTATTTCTCAGCTGCTTTTAAAAAACAATACAGGCTCTCCCCTTCCGCCTTCAGGGCCAGCCGGAAAAAAACAGCAGGATTTCACAAGTGA
- a CDS encoding DEAD/DEAH box helicase: protein MNAFEALGLNEQLVQSVTELGFETPTSIQEKAIPVLLSGTTDFIGLAQTGTGKTAAFGLPLLQLIEPAQRHPQALIVCPTRELCLQITSDIETFKKHSRNIFTEAVYGGASIMMQIRNLKKGVHIVVATPGRLIDLIERKAIDLQKVKYVVLDEADEMLNMGFRDDIDFVLKNTINRESTWLFSATMPPEVRAISKNYMENPKEVTVGKKNSGNVNIDHQYFVVPAQHRYEALKRLIDFNPGMYAIIFTRTKADAQDISERLAKSGYEIEALHGDLSQQQRDKVMGRFRSKNLQLLIATDVAARGIDVDGITHVINFELPDDMEVYTHRSGRTGRAGKTGVCLSICHSRESYKIKSLERMINAKFHKVDVPSGKDVCRKQFFHFMDKLMLADVSHGDYETYMPDLMMKFAEVSKEEVLQRVAALEFSHFLKYYENAEDLNRADIRGDRRQPMREEMGGSRKERTSFNRRDSGYTRLFVNLGTKDGFYKASFLQFILDESDLKKEVLGKIDMREMNSWVEIDKDAAGRMIKAIDGKRYNNRTIRMNEADGGFRRPTDEGGRDRKRIYASKERGSFR, encoded by the coding sequence ATGAATGCATTTGAAGCCTTAGGCTTGAACGAACAATTGGTACAATCTGTTACCGAATTAGGATTTGAAACCCCCACCTCCATACAGGAAAAAGCGATCCCTGTCCTGTTATCAGGCACCACCGATTTCATCGGTCTTGCTCAAACCGGAACCGGCAAAACCGCCGCATTTGGTTTACCCTTATTACAGCTGATCGAACCGGCACAGCGGCATCCCCAGGCGCTGATCGTTTGCCCGACGAGGGAACTCTGCCTGCAGATCACCAGCGACATTGAGACCTTTAAAAAACACAGCCGGAATATTTTTACAGAAGCCGTTTACGGCGGCGCCTCCATCATGATGCAGATACGCAACCTCAAAAAAGGCGTACACATCGTAGTGGCAACACCAGGCCGTTTGATCGACCTGATAGAAAGAAAGGCCATCGACCTGCAGAAAGTAAAATACGTGGTACTGGATGAAGCCGATGAAATGCTGAACATGGGCTTCCGGGATGATATCGATTTTGTACTGAAAAATACCATCAACCGGGAGAGCACCTGGTTATTCAGCGCCACCATGCCACCGGAAGTAAGGGCCATCTCTAAAAATTATATGGAGAACCCGAAAGAAGTTACGGTCGGTAAAAAGAACAGCGGCAATGTGAACATCGACCATCAATACTTTGTGGTGCCTGCACAACACCGTTACGAAGCATTGAAACGCCTGATCGATTTCAACCCCGGCATGTATGCCATCATTTTCACCCGTACCAAGGCCGACGCACAGGATATTTCTGAGCGCCTGGCAAAATCGGGTTACGAGATCGAAGCGCTGCATGGAGACCTGTCCCAGCAGCAGCGCGACAAAGTGATGGGGCGTTTCCGCAGTAAGAACCTTCAATTGCTCATCGCCACCGATGTGGCAGCAAGAGGAATAGACGTGGATGGCATCACCCACGTGATCAATTTTGAATTGCCCGACGACATGGAAGTGTATACCCACCGCAGCGGCCGTACAGGCCGTGCCGGTAAAACGGGTGTTTGCCTTTCCATCTGCCACAGCAGGGAAAGCTATAAGATCAAATCACTTGAGCGGATGATCAATGCAAAATTCCACAAAGTGGATGTGCCGAGCGGTAAAGACGTTTGCCGCAAGCAGTTCTTCCATTTCATGGATAAACTGATGCTGGCCGATGTGAGCCATGGGGATTACGAAACCTATATGCCCGACCTGATGATGAAATTTGCCGAAGTAAGCAAAGAAGAAGTATTGCAGCGGGTAGCTGCGCTGGAGTTCAGCCATTTCCTGAAATATTACGAAAATGCGGAGGACCTTAACCGTGCCGACATACGGGGCGACAGGAGGCAGCCCATGCGGGAAGAAATGGGTGGCAGCCGTAAAGAGCGCACCAGCTTCAACAGGCGGGATAGTGGCTACACCCGGTTATTCGTTAACCTGGGGACAAAAGACGGTTTTTACAAAGCCAGTTTTTTACAATTCATATTGGACGAGAGCGACCTGAAGAAAGAAGTACTTGGCAAGATCGATATGCGGGAAATGAACAGCTGGGTAGAGATCGACAAAGATGCTGCCGGCAGAATGATAAAAGCCATCGACGGCAAACGCTACAACAACCGCACCATCCGCATGAACGAGGCCGACGGCGGTTTCAGAAGGCCAACGGATGAAGGAGGAAGGGACAGAAAAAGAATTTATGCTTCGAAGGAAAGAGGAAGCTTCCGGTAA
- a CDS encoding glycosyltransferase family 9 protein translates to MQKFLVIQTAFIGDVVLGTALVEKLTKHYPHARIDFLVRKGNESLLENNPHLSEVLTWDKKKRKLRNLLVLLLHIRKTRYDKVITIQRFFSTGLLTAFSGANETIGFDKNPLSFLFSKKVKHIISKENGIKHEVERNNDLIESFTDGSVIRPRLYPSEKDHAAISAWTQKKYVTISPGSIWFTKRYPFEKWADLIRNFPPEYAVYLVGGKENIAECEYIKSISNNPDVDILAGKLSFLQSAALMETAAMNYVNDSGPLHFASAVNAPVTAVYCSTAPAYGFTPLSDKSYIVETPEKLNCRPCGIHGHKTCPEQHFKCAKTIQTNHLLEAFQKAMMNV, encoded by the coding sequence ATGCAAAAGTTTCTCGTCATACAAACAGCCTTTATCGGCGACGTGGTGCTGGGCACTGCTTTGGTGGAAAAACTGACAAAACATTATCCCCATGCCCGGATAGATTTCCTGGTACGAAAGGGAAATGAAAGCCTGCTGGAAAATAATCCGCACCTTTCTGAAGTGCTTACCTGGGATAAAAAAAAGCGGAAACTCAGGAACCTGTTAGTCCTGCTTCTGCATATCAGAAAAACCAGGTACGATAAGGTGATCACCATCCAGCGCTTTTTTTCCACCGGCCTGCTCACGGCATTTTCCGGGGCCAACGAGACCATTGGCTTTGACAAGAACCCCTTAAGTTTCCTGTTCAGCAAAAAAGTAAAACACATCATCAGTAAGGAGAACGGGATAAAGCATGAAGTGGAGCGAAACAATGACCTTATTGAATCTTTTACCGACGGATCAGTTATCCGTCCCAGGTTATATCCATCAGAAAAAGATCATGCTGCAATATCAGCCTGGACACAAAAAAAATATGTGACTATATCGCCCGGAAGTATCTGGTTTACCAAAAGATATCCGTTTGAGAAATGGGCTGACCTAATCAGGAATTTTCCCCCTGAGTATGCTGTTTATTTAGTGGGAGGAAAAGAAAACATTGCCGAATGCGAATACATAAAAAGCATCAGCAACAATCCGGATGTAGATATCCTGGCAGGCAAACTTTCTTTTTTGCAATCGGCGGCCTTAATGGAAACAGCGGCTATGAATTATGTAAATGATTCCGGGCCGCTTCACTTTGCCTCGGCGGTAAATGCGCCGGTTACAGCAGTATACTGCTCAACCGCACCTGCTTATGGCTTCACGCCCCTGTCCGACAAATCATATATCGTTGAAACACCGGAAAAGTTAAACTGTCGCCCCTGTGGAATCCATGGCCATAAAACCTGTCCTGAACAACATTTTAAATGCGCCAAAACCATTCAGACAAATCATCTCCTCGAAGCTTTTCAAAAAGCGATGATGAATGTATAG
- a CDS encoding aminopeptidase P family protein codes for MDEVKQNLVFAEQKAKELFNTAEQRGLIIPGKSESELAGEIANLAKEFFGIGNFWHKKIVRAGANTLHPYNGNPPDRVIQDDDIVFLDLGPVFKGWEADLGRTYVIGNDPLKLKLKKDVEDAWHEANRWYSKQNDLTGAECFHYVTELAKSYGWEFGGDIAGHIVGPFPHEQPDDPADLGLDIHPDNQSSIFLRDKHGNKRHWILEIQFVDRANNIGGFFEQLLTTE; via the coding sequence ATGGACGAAGTGAAACAAAACCTGGTGTTTGCCGAACAAAAGGCAAAAGAATTATTCAATACCGCAGAACAACGGGGGCTGATAATTCCCGGGAAGTCTGAAAGTGAATTGGCAGGGGAAATAGCTAACCTGGCCAAAGAATTTTTTGGCATTGGGAACTTCTGGCATAAAAAAATTGTACGGGCTGGCGCCAACACCCTTCACCCATACAATGGAAATCCACCAGACCGGGTCATCCAGGATGACGATATTGTATTTTTAGACCTGGGCCCTGTTTTTAAGGGTTGGGAAGCAGACCTGGGGAGAACCTATGTTATTGGCAATGATCCATTGAAACTGAAATTAAAAAAAGACGTAGAAGATGCCTGGCATGAAGCAAACCGGTGGTATTCCAAACAGAATGATCTGACAGGTGCGGAATGCTTTCATTACGTTACTGAGCTGGCAAAAAGTTATGGGTGGGAATTTGGCGGAGACATAGCCGGTCATATAGTAGGCCCTTTCCCGCATGAACAGCCGGATGATCCTGCCGACCTGGGATTGGATATTCACCCGGATAATCAAAGCAGCATTTTCCTGCGGGATAAACATGGGAACAAAAGACATTGGATACTGGAAATTCAATTTGTGGACAGGGCAAATAATATCGGGGGTTTCTTTGAACAATTATTGACAACAGAATAA
- a CDS encoding nuclear transport factor 2 family protein, translated as MKKIINTGIMALGLLRADAQGPDMAILKELNAKFIHNFVTNDVAAHSLIIHPDFIHINTEGKYTDRARYLENWAHGFRDIVYWDYRGEDIKLFGNTALVHSQNKCIAIKDGKEDISYWMYTDTYIKENGEWKCVQAQIGKVTRENLAGEETIVRKYDYRK; from the coding sequence ATGAAAAAGATCATCAACACAGGCATCATGGCACTGGGGCTGTTGCGAGCCGACGCCCAGGGCCCGGATATGGCAATATTAAAAGAACTGAATGCAAAATTCATTCACAATTTTGTGACCAATGACGTGGCGGCTCACAGTCTGATCATTCACCCGGATTTCATACACATCAACACAGAAGGAAAATACACCGACCGGGCAAGGTACCTCGAGAACTGGGCGCATGGTTTCAGGGATATTGTATATTGGGACTACCGGGGCGAAGACATCAAACTATTCGGCAACACGGCCCTTGTACATTCACAGAACAAGTGCATTGCGATCAAAGACGGGAAAGAAGATATCAGCTACTGGATGTATACCGATACCTATATAAAAGAAAACGGGGAATGGAAATGTGTGCAGGCGCAGATAGGGAAAGTGACAAGGGAGAACCTTGCCGGGGAGGAAACGATCGTGAGGAAATATGATTACCGGAAATAA
- a CDS encoding PorT family protein — protein MQRSLLLMISVLAFSLACVQTDSLTKEEKQALDSMFRNDAFIQLMMGAGKKKSYFDVNVGIGNGIFSLKNNSLNAGQAITNKLFYTPSAGYYHKSGLGLTLTGFFARDDGKLKMYQYALRPAYVYHNKNIDAGISYTRFMEGSTTSFDVSPFKNDFYGSFTYKKTWIQPGIAVGFSFGKQEEYFDTAFWFFNRVVHIRDTITTRVYGLSAILSATHEWDFYKVFGKKDAVQLQPTIMLNAGSQTWNISHSSSLTNRRPVVQNYLKTRYGDGSSSGSFKIQSLGFLAEITYYYGKFYFQPQVYLDYYLPSTTEKDSLHYFRLLQDSHSNLPVLLTKVCKNIFLHGMYLAPYVRTKPFNMKTKILSLALLTVISTSAFSQRLHIGFKGGASINKLTGKSFKDEFSFGYHLGGFFEIGLGKKLGIQPEILFSQTNVDTSSTFSSVYQFKQLNKVQLKYLSFPILLNIKPTKMLTLQVGPQFGILTNKSNTLLQNGQEAFKSGDFSMLGGVQVNIRHFNIYGRYAIGLSNINDIDNNEKWKNQSIQLGIGLTL, from the coding sequence ATGCAACGATCCTTATTATTAATGATCTCCGTCCTGGCTTTTTCGCTGGCCTGTGTCCAGACCGATTCGCTTACGAAGGAGGAAAAGCAGGCATTGGATTCCATGTTCAGGAACGATGCGTTCATTCAGCTGATGATGGGAGCCGGAAAGAAGAAAAGCTATTTTGATGTTAATGTAGGTATCGGCAATGGGATATTCAGCCTGAAGAATAATTCACTAAATGCAGGGCAGGCGATCACCAACAAACTGTTTTATACACCATCGGCCGGGTATTATCATAAAAGCGGGCTGGGGCTTACCCTGACCGGCTTTTTTGCCAGGGATGACGGGAAATTAAAAATGTACCAGTATGCCCTCCGCCCTGCCTATGTTTACCACAATAAAAATATAGATGCCGGCATATCCTACACCCGTTTTATGGAAGGCTCCACCACCAGTTTTGACGTAAGCCCTTTTAAAAATGATTTCTATGGAAGCTTTACGTACAAGAAGACATGGATACAGCCGGGAATCGCCGTTGGTTTTTCTTTCGGTAAACAGGAAGAATATTTTGATACGGCATTCTGGTTCTTCAACCGGGTGGTGCATATACGGGATACCATAACCACGCGGGTGTATGGATTGTCTGCCATCTTATCTGCCACGCATGAATGGGACTTTTATAAGGTCTTTGGTAAGAAGGATGCTGTTCAGCTGCAGCCAACCATCATGCTGAATGCAGGATCGCAAACCTGGAACATTTCCCATTCCAGCAGCCTGACCAACCGCAGACCCGTTGTTCAGAATTATCTTAAAACGAGATACGGCGATGGAAGCAGTTCCGGTTCGTTTAAAATACAGTCGCTGGGTTTCCTGGCAGAGATAACGTATTACTATGGTAAGTTTTATTTTCAACCCCAGGTATACCTTGACTATTACCTGCCATCCACTACTGAAAAAGACTCACTTCATTATTTTCGGTTGTTGCAGGATTCTCATTCTAACCTGCCGGTTCTCTTAACAAAAGTTTGTAAAAATATTTTTCTGCATGGCATGTATCTTGCGCCTTATGTGCGAACCAAACCATTTAACATGAAAACGAAGATCCTTTCACTGGCATTATTGACGGTCATCAGCACTTCTGCATTTTCCCAGCGGCTTCACATCGGTTTTAAAGGCGGCGCTTCCATTAACAAACTCACTGGTAAATCCTTTAAAGATGAATTCTCTTTCGGTTATCACCTGGGTGGTTTTTTTGAAATCGGATTGGGCAAAAAATTAGGTATCCAGCCCGAAATATTATTCAGCCAGACCAACGTGGATACATCCAGCACGTTCAGCAGTGTTTACCAGTTCAAGCAACTGAATAAAGTGCAATTGAAATACCTGAGCTTCCCCATCTTATTAAACATCAAACCCACCAAAATGCTCACCCTGCAGGTAGGTCCCCAGTTCGGGATCCTCACCAATAAGAGCAATACGCTTCTGCAAAACGGCCAGGAAGCATTCAAGAGCGGCGACTTCAGTATGCTGGGGGGTGTGCAGGTAAATATCCGTCACTTTAATATTTACGGCCGCTACGCAATCGGCTTAAGCAATATCAATGACATCGATAATAACGAGAAGTGGAAGAACCAGAGTATCCAGTTGGGGATCGGGCTTACATTATAA
- a CDS encoding threonylcarbamoyl-AMP synthase: MYSYENDIEQCLRVLKEGGLILYPTDTVWGIGCDATNEEAVAQVYALKKRSDEKSMIILLADERDIIQYVTQPDPKVFDYIKGIHKPTTIIYEGAVGLAQNLTPQNNSIAIRITKDRFCKDLIKRFRKPIVSTSANVSGYPAPEVFTDIDVAIKNGVDYIVQHRQDDSTPAVPSAVVRWNADGSLHIIRS, from the coding sequence ATGTATAGCTACGAGAACGATATTGAACAATGCCTGCGTGTGCTGAAAGAGGGCGGGTTGATCCTCTATCCCACCGATACGGTCTGGGGTATTGGCTGCGATGCAACCAATGAGGAGGCGGTGGCACAGGTCTATGCGCTTAAAAAAAGGTCCGATGAGAAAAGCATGATCATCCTGCTGGCCGATGAACGGGACATCATCCAATACGTTACCCAGCCCGACCCAAAAGTGTTTGATTATATCAAAGGCATCCACAAACCAACCACCATTATTTACGAAGGCGCGGTGGGACTTGCGCAAAACCTTACCCCGCAAAACAACAGCATTGCTATCCGCATCACAAAAGACAGGTTCTGCAAAGACCTGATCAAACGGTTCCGCAAGCCCATTGTTTCCACTTCGGCAAATGTTTCCGGTTACCCGGCTCCGGAAGTTTTTACAGATATTGATGTGGCAATAAAAAACGGTGTTGACTATATCGTGCAACACCGCCAGGATGATTCAACCCCTGCCGTACCCTCTGCAGTGGTCAGGTGGAACGCCGATGGCTCTCTCCACATCATACGTTCTTGA